The segment TGTCGATCGCCAATGATTTGAACGAAAAAGACCTGAAGCTTGTTCCGCCAGACAATCTGACAGAATCACAGTTGCAGGCCTGGAATGCAGCCTACGAACCCAAAAACGAAGCGTTCCGAGCACAGAATCTGAAGGGTAAAGAACTCGTACGATGGAAGTATCAGCGTTATATGAAAGATTACCTGCGCTGCATTGCTTCGATGGATGACAACATCGGGCGGGTACTTGACTACCTCGATGAATCCGGGCTCGCCGAGAACACGATTGTGATTTACTCCTCGGATCAGGGCTTCTATCTGGGAGAACATGGTTGGTTTGATAAAAGGTTCATGTACGAAGAGTCCTATCGAATGCCATTTGTGATTCGTTGGCCGGGCAAAACGGAGCCTGGCTCCCGTAGTACTGCACTTGTTTCCAACCTCGATTTTGCTGAGACTTTTCTGGATGCGGCTTATGTCGAGATTCCCAAAGAGATGCAGGGCCTGAGCCTGCAACCGCTGATGGATGGAAGTACCCCTGAGGACTGGCGCGAAAGCCTGTATTATCAGTATTACGAATACCCGGCAGTTCATATGGTTCATAAGCACAAAGGTGTCCGCACCGACAGATACAAGCTGATTGATTTCTACGGCATTGATGAAATGGAGTTGTACGACCTGCAAGAAGATCCTCTTGAACTTAATAACATTTACGGCAAGCCCGAAGTTGCCTAGGTTCAGTCCAAATTGGCATCCGAGTTGGATCGCCTGCAGAAAATGTATAATGTACCTCAGGATCAATAAGCAATTCTGAGTAGCCTCGTCCCCTCCCCGCTGAGCCTCTGAAGCGAAGTCAGTATCCACGCATGATTCCTTACATTCTGGCCAGCGCAGGAAGTTCCTTTGTATTGTCACTGTTACTGACAGGGTTGATGAGGTGGCTCGCTCCCAAGTTGGGGTTCGTCGATCAGCCCGCTGCCCGCAAACTTCATTTACAAGCGAAACCGCTGGGCGGTGGAATTGCCATTTTTCTGGGAGTCCTGTTTCCGCTCTTGTCAGGACTGGCAATAGCGTATGCTCTGGAAGAAGGAAGGGACGCTATACTGGTTCGTCAGGCGTTGGAGTTCTTACACCTCGATGAACTCTTCAGTTTACTTTCTTCTGGAATCCTGTATCGCTCCACCCTGCTCTGGAAGATACTTGCCGGTGGTTCCTGCCTTGTTCTATTAGGCTTACTTGATGACCGGTTTCATCTCGCTTGGTGGAGTCGATTAATTGCTCAATTGCTCATAGCGGGTTGGCTTGTTTCGTCGGGGATCGAGCTGACATTGTTCCTGCCGCTACCGTGGATAACCATATCGCTCTCCGTATTGTGGATTGTCGTGTTAATCAATGCATTCAATTTCATCGACAATATGGATGGGCTCTCCGCCGGTACGGGATTGATCAGTGCGAGCATGTTTGCGGCCTTGATGTTGTCCTATCCCAATGAACCCCGCTGGTTGGTTGCTGGATTATTGCTGAGTCTGATTGGAAGCCTCGCCGGATTTCTGGTTCACAATTGGACACCGGCCCAGATTTTCATGGGAGATGCGGGCAGCACATTTATCGGTCTGAGCATGGCGGCTGTTACGATGCTTGGAACTTACTACAGTTCTGCGTCCGGACGGCAACACGCGGTACTCGCTCCGCTGTGCATTCTGGCGGTCCCTTTGTATGACTTTAGTTCGGTGATCTGTATCCGGCTGTGGGAAGGTCGCAGCCCCTTTCAGCCGGATAAAAATCATTTTTCTCATCGGTTAGTCGCGCTCGGTCTGAATAACTGGCAAGCGGTACTGACTATCTATTTGACGACCTTGATCACCGGTTTGACGGGGATTCTTCTGTTTCATGCGGACTCCTGGTTCACTGCGATCGTGGCTCTGCTGGCGACGTTGGGTGTCCTGTTACTGATTGCCATCCTGGAACTAGCCGCCGCTATGAAAGTCCGCAAACTGCTGCAATCGGGAAGCTCTCCCGAGACTTCGTTGGATTCCGGTACCTGGCGCGATCCTTCCGTTCGTGACACTGTCTAACCTCTCTATTAATCATTCTAAAGCCTTAGTAACCCGTTACATGCCTGCCAAGCGAATCCAAAGAACCCCTACTGCTGGTGAATCCCTAAAAGCTGGAGATACGTTTGCCGCTCCATTGGAGCAACTCGCACTTGGGCTCGCTGGATTGGGATGGATGCTGCGTTGGTTGACGATAACGGAGGCAGCTAATGCGGGAGAAACATTGTGGGTCGCCCTGCTCTGGTTTCTTGCGGCCACTCTCTTCTGTTGGTCTGATTTCCGAAATCTTCCTTCTGCTGGCGAAACCGATGGCGATTTCTCAGGCCAGGAGCGGCAAGTTCTTGAAGTCGACCTTCTTAGTGCAGGTGTGATGCTCATCACCGTCGGTCATGTTGTTGGTTGCATCTGGTTGTATTTCTACGGGGGGCAACTCCGATTCGCCCTAAATTTGAGTTGGGAATGGATTGGTCTCTTAGTCTCGTTTTTAATACTCCGCCGCATTGTTCGTAATCTGGAATGGCGACGGGATCTATTTGCGATCCTGCTGGCCAGCGCTGTTCCGTTTGCCTTCGTCGGGCTGTGGCAGCATTACGTCTGGTATGAGCAGTCGAGCCAGGAGTATCGAAGCCAGAAAGAAGTCTATCTTGAACTCGAAGGGACAGATCCGACCGTTTGGAATGAACAGGAACGGAAAGACTATTCCGAGGCGATCAACTATTTCCAGCAACAGGAAATTCCTCTGGGAAGTGAGTCTCTGCAAAGCTGGGAGAACCGGCTACTTGCCAGCCGGGAGCCCCTCGGTTTTTTCGCTCTGACAAATTCCTTCGCCGCCTTGCTGCTCTTTCTGCTGGGAGTCTGGTTGGCACTGGCGAATTTTATGACGAATGATCAATCAAAAAGACTAAAGACTGGAAAGTGGCAATGTCTCGGTTGGTTAATCGCCACGGGAACTATTTTCTATGTTCTGCTACTGACAAAAAGTCGCTCTGCCTGGGCAGCGTTTATAATAACCGCCGCTATGTTTTGTCTGTTTTACTGGACCAGGCGTGCGTTCAGGGGGCTTTTATATGGCGGAGCCGGCCTTCTCTGTTTGACAGTCTTTGCGTGGTTGAGTGGGGCTATCGACACGGAGGTCTTCTCAGAAGCCCCGCGTTCCTTGCAGTATCGATTCATTTACTGGACGACGACTTGGGAGTTGTTGCAGGATTCACTGTTTTTCGGAACAGGCCCTGGTAATTTTCGCACCAGCTATCTTCAATATCGACCAGAAGGTGCGAGCGAAGAAGTTGCCGATCCACATCAGTTTCTGCTTGATCTCTGGGCGAATGGAGGCTTACTGGCTTTACTGGGAATTGCATTCATTGTTTTTTATCTGATCAAATCCGGTCGCCAAAATGCTGTTTCAGTACAGAATATACCAACAAGCGATTCGTCTTTTCCCCTTGGAAGTGGACTCAGCCATTCTATCATCACGGGGGGATTGGCGGCGTTTCCATTGGTGGGGGCGATGCATTGGTTAAACTTAAGCGGACTTGAATGGGCTCTGTTCGCTGCAGGCGTAGGTGCTTCAATCTGCTTACTTTTACTCAGTCGGTTTGCTTTACCCTTTGTGAATCAGGTGACTTTGTTCGCGCCCCGTCTCGCTCCTTGGCTGCTCGTCGCATTATTGATTCATCTCTGCGCATCGGGTGGAATTGAAATGCCCGGCATCGTGCAAATGTTGCTGCTGCTCCTTGCGCTTATCCCGTCGACAGCAACTTTTGGGAGTTTTTCCATCTCCAGAAGAACGAGTTCTGCCGTGGGTGCAAGCAGTGGGGTCGTCCTGATGGGACTACTGTACTGGACCAGCTGGCTGCCGGTTCAACAGGCGGCTTGGAATCTCGAACTTGCCGAACAGGCTCGCCTCGACAATGCAAACGGTCAAGATATTCAGGCTCTATTCAATCAGGCGGTGCATGCTGATCCGCTTGATCCTCAGCCATCAAAGCGACAAGGTGACTTTCTCCTTTCGACTGCGCTCGGGCGTACTCTCGGTGGAGGTAATGAAAGCACGCTGGTAGACCTGAGTATCGAGTCTTATAAAGAATCGCTGAAGCGTGATCCTCGAAATGCGAGACGCTTCATCGATGTTGGTCGAGCCTACGAGGAGCGATACCGGCGGACAAATGAAAAGGAGGCGGGAAATCAGGCGGTAAGCTGGTATCAAAAAGGAATCGACCGGTACCCGACTCACCCGGGATTGCGTGCCCAGTTTGGACTGCTTTTAGAAGAAACGGGGCAAATGGTGGAAGCTCGGGACCAGGCGCGCGAGGCATTGCGGTTGGATGAACTGAATAATCAGGCGGGTCATACCGATCAACGGCTGGACTCCGGTACACAAGAGAGGTTAAAACACGTCATTGAAACAAGTTCAGAATAATAAGGGTACAGAATGCCACTGCATTTGGTTTCCGGTTAATTTCCAACGTTTTCCCGTGAAATCAGGTATGTAAAGTAAGGAGTCGATTCTGCTCTTTAATCGGGATTCGTCTCTCACATCTATTGGGCAGCGATACACAGCGGCTCTTTCTTTTCTGTTTCTCCTGTCTTCTTCTCTCAGAGTGTCCTTTTCATCTTCCGGTCTGAAATCGTCTTAAGAGTAATTCAATGAACCCGAAAACATTGATGATCACCATATTGGTGATCGTAGTTGCAATCGTCGCCTATTCCATGGTCACGTCACCTTCAATAGACGAAAAATTGCTTCCGCCTTCCGATTCCAAAGAGAAGTTGCCCCCCCCACCGGAAATTAAAAAGGGAGAGAAGCAGCCCAATGCGGTGACAGAGTCAGTCGATTTTGATTTTGGAAGTCAGGCCCGATACGAAACCGGTCGGCATAAATTTAAAATCTATAATAAAGGAGAAGCTCCCCTCGAATTAACCCAGGGAGATTCGAGCTGTAAATGCACCATTGGTAGCTTGGACAAGAATGTTGTCGCACCAGGAGAATTTACCGAAGTTGAATTAGAGTGGACACCTGAGTCAGTGAGTACGGCAGGGTCTTCTGATAAGTTCAGGCAATATGCAGTCGTGTATACTAACGACCCGGACCGTCCCGAGATTGGGTTTAATATCACTGGTTTTGTCTATATGTTGTTCGAGATTATTCCTGAGAAGGAATGGCCATTGGGCGAAATGACCATGACCCAAACCAAAACGGTCACAGGCAGGATCACTTCATTGCTGGACCCATTTAAAATCGAATCAATTGAAACAACAAGCGAATTCATTACTGCTGAACCACGTCAGCTAACCGATGAGGAATTGAAACTCTTTGAAATTAAAAATGGATATGAGATTAGTGTGACCGTTCAGCCCGGGTTCAATTACGGCACTTTCGAAGAATCTCTGATTTTGCAAACGGATTACAAAGAGGGAACCGAGGTTCGTATCCATGTACAGGGATTTATCAAGGGCCCCTTTACGTTCCTGAAAACGTCCCGTCAGAAAGGAATTCTCTGGTCGGCAAATTCTTGGATGCTCGATATGGGGTCCTTCGCGGCACAGGAAGGACGGAAAGTTGATATGCGGGTTTTCGTGGCAGAGTTGGATCAGATGCCTGAAGGAGAGAATTTTAAAGTTCTTTCTGCGGAAACGGATTTGGAATTTCTGCGAGTCAATGTCACCGGTGATGATCAGCCTGCAGAAAATGATCGACTCGAATTGCAGATGCAGTTCGAGTATGTAGCCGGATCTCCTGCCGTTTTACGTACAGCCCAGAAGCCAGTGACTGTTACGTTGAGGACGAATCATCCAGAGGCGAAAGAATTCAAAATACGAGTGCTATTTTCGGCGAATTGATCACTCGCTAAACTGCGCATTCTCAGCAGACCGGAGGAACTGGTCTGTCCCCTCAGATTTGTGGATCAAGGACTTTTATTATGGTCAACTTCAGGGTGCTCCCCGTGTTGAGCTGTCTGGTGCTGTTCTCTCTGTTTTCCGGATGCGATTCAACTGGATCCAGTGGTTCACCGGTGAGCAACGCCAGTGGAATCAATACGGAACCTGACAGTCAGAAATCGGAAGAGACAGATTCGGGAGCAGATGAAACCACTACTGCGACGCCTGCACCTGTAGAGAGGCCTCCCAAACCGATCCTGGAAGGTTGGGAAAAGCCAGCAGTCGCATTCATTCTATCGGGAGAGCAGAATGGCTATCTGGAACCATGCGGCTGCTCGGACACTCAATCAGGAGGGATGGCCCGTCGGGCAGATTTGTTTGCTCAACTTAAATCCAAAGACTGGCCTCTTACTGCTTTAGATGTCGGAGGATTTCTGCGGCATTCTCGGAGACAGTCTCAACTGAAAATGGACGCCATTTTTAATTCCCTGACCGACCTTGAATATGCCGCGACGGGCATTGGGCCGTCTGATATCGCCATCGGTTCGACTAAGCTCCTGGAACGGGGAATGATGGAACCCGGATCCGAAGACCAAATGATGCCCCAATTGGTTTCGGCGAATGTGACTTTGTTCAACGACCCTGAATTGGGCGCCATTCACAGAACACGTGTGTATGAAGTTAATGGTGTAAAGATCGGCGTTACAGGTGTGATTGGAGAGTCCGTCCAGCAATCCATGCTTCAGTCCAGTGGAGAGGAAGTACAGGTTCTCCCTGTGGAAGAAACTTTGCCCCTGGCTGTTGAAGAATTGAAAGCGGCCGAGGCCGACTTGTACATCCTGCTTTCTTTTTCCGAAACTGAAGAGAGCCAGAAGTTAGCGGAGCAATACGAGCTATTCGATGTGGTGCTCACGGCCAGAAGTGCTGAAGACCCCGACCCTCGTGCGATTCCCATTGGCGATTCCGGTCGTCTTTTGGTGAAAGTCGGCCAGAAAGGGAAGAACGTCGGCGTGCTTGGCTATTATCCCGATGAAGAAGAGAAACTCCGCTGGGAATTGATCGATCTAGACAATCGACGTTTTGAAAGTCATCCGAGTATGGCGGTTCACATGCAATCCTATCAGGATAACATTGCATTTGAAGATCTGGCTAAAACCGAACCCACGATGACGCATTCCAGTGGCAACACCTTCATTGGTGCTAGATCCTGTAGACAATGTCATTCCAAAGCGTATGCGAAATGGGAAAGTACCAAACACTCTCATGCCTTCGATACCTTGAAAAAAGGACACGAGGGTGATGGCGATTCCTGGATACCGCGTGTGGATGACCCGGAGTGTCTCAGTTGTCACGTGGTCGGCTGGGAGCCTCAAGAGTACATTCGGTTTGAGTCTGGGTTCATCAATGAAGAACTCACTCCCGATCTCAAAGGGCAACAATGTGAAAACTGTCACGGTCCGGCCAGCCAGCATGTGAAAATGGAGGCTCAATGGCTGATTGACCGGGATGCTGTTGATAAATCATTGGTGGATGCCGCACGTAAAGAATTGCATCTCGATGTGAAAACGGCAGAGAAACAGGTCTGCTCGAAATGTCACGACCACGAGAACAGTCCCAAGTTTAACTTTGAAGAATACTGGGAAAAAGTAAAACACCCCTACCGCGACTAGAACAACTGGATGTTGTTGCCTGTATTGTTGCTGTCTGTTGCCCGTGAGACTAAGGTTTACGAGACCCTTTCCAGGGTTCCTGGACAGCTT is part of the Polystyrenella longa genome and harbors:
- a CDS encoding MraY family glycosyltransferase, whose amino-acid sequence is MIPYILASAGSSFVLSLLLTGLMRWLAPKLGFVDQPAARKLHLQAKPLGGGIAIFLGVLFPLLSGLAIAYALEEGRDAILVRQALEFLHLDELFSLLSSGILYRSTLLWKILAGGSCLVLLGLLDDRFHLAWWSRLIAQLLIAGWLVSSGIELTLFLPLPWITISLSVLWIVVLINAFNFIDNMDGLSAGTGLISASMFAALMLSYPNEPRWLVAGLLLSLIGSLAGFLVHNWTPAQIFMGDAGSTFIGLSMAAVTMLGTYYSSASGRQHAVLAPLCILAVPLYDFSSVICIRLWEGRSPFQPDKNHFSHRLVALGLNNWQAVLTIYLTTLITGLTGILLFHADSWFTAIVALLATLGVLLLIAILELAAAMKVRKLLQSGSSPETSLDSGTWRDPSVRDTV
- a CDS encoding O-antigen ligase family protein, translating into MPAKRIQRTPTAGESLKAGDTFAAPLEQLALGLAGLGWMLRWLTITEAANAGETLWVALLWFLAATLFCWSDFRNLPSAGETDGDFSGQERQVLEVDLLSAGVMLITVGHVVGCIWLYFYGGQLRFALNLSWEWIGLLVSFLILRRIVRNLEWRRDLFAILLASAVPFAFVGLWQHYVWYEQSSQEYRSQKEVYLELEGTDPTVWNEQERKDYSEAINYFQQQEIPLGSESLQSWENRLLASREPLGFFALTNSFAALLLFLLGVWLALANFMTNDQSKRLKTGKWQCLGWLIATGTIFYVLLLTKSRSAWAAFIITAAMFCLFYWTRRAFRGLLYGGAGLLCLTVFAWLSGAIDTEVFSEAPRSLQYRFIYWTTTWELLQDSLFFGTGPGNFRTSYLQYRPEGASEEVADPHQFLLDLWANGGLLALLGIAFIVFYLIKSGRQNAVSVQNIPTSDSSFPLGSGLSHSIITGGLAAFPLVGAMHWLNLSGLEWALFAAGVGASICLLLLSRFALPFVNQVTLFAPRLAPWLLVALLIHLCASGGIEMPGIVQMLLLLLALIPSTATFGSFSISRRTSSAVGASSGVVLMGLLYWTSWLPVQQAAWNLELAEQARLDNANGQDIQALFNQAVHADPLDPQPSKRQGDFLLSTALGRTLGGGNESTLVDLSIESYKESLKRDPRNARRFIDVGRAYEERYRRTNEKEAGNQAVSWYQKGIDRYPTHPGLRAQFGLLLEETGQMVEARDQAREALRLDELNNQAGHTDQRLDSGTQERLKHVIETSSE
- a CDS encoding DUF1573 domain-containing protein, which codes for MNPKTLMITILVIVVAIVAYSMVTSPSIDEKLLPPSDSKEKLPPPPEIKKGEKQPNAVTESVDFDFGSQARYETGRHKFKIYNKGEAPLELTQGDSSCKCTIGSLDKNVVAPGEFTEVELEWTPESVSTAGSSDKFRQYAVVYTNDPDRPEIGFNITGFVYMLFEIIPEKEWPLGEMTMTQTKTVTGRITSLLDPFKIESIETTSEFITAEPRQLTDEELKLFEIKNGYEISVTVQPGFNYGTFEESLILQTDYKEGTEVRIHVQGFIKGPFTFLKTSRQKGILWSANSWMLDMGSFAAQEGRKVDMRVFVAELDQMPEGENFKVLSAETDLEFLRVNVTGDDQPAENDRLELQMQFEYVAGSPAVLRTAQKPVTVTLRTNHPEAKEFKIRVLFSAN
- a CDS encoding multiheme c-type cytochrome, which gives rise to MVNFRVLPVLSCLVLFSLFSGCDSTGSSGSPVSNASGINTEPDSQKSEETDSGADETTTATPAPVERPPKPILEGWEKPAVAFILSGEQNGYLEPCGCSDTQSGGMARRADLFAQLKSKDWPLTALDVGGFLRHSRRQSQLKMDAIFNSLTDLEYAATGIGPSDIAIGSTKLLERGMMEPGSEDQMMPQLVSANVTLFNDPELGAIHRTRVYEVNGVKIGVTGVIGESVQQSMLQSSGEEVQVLPVEETLPLAVEELKAAEADLYILLSFSETEESQKLAEQYELFDVVLTARSAEDPDPRAIPIGDSGRLLVKVGQKGKNVGVLGYYPDEEEKLRWELIDLDNRRFESHPSMAVHMQSYQDNIAFEDLAKTEPTMTHSSGNTFIGARSCRQCHSKAYAKWESTKHSHAFDTLKKGHEGDGDSWIPRVDDPECLSCHVVGWEPQEYIRFESGFINEELTPDLKGQQCENCHGPASQHVKMEAQWLIDRDAVDKSLVDAARKELHLDVKTAEKQVCSKCHDHENSPKFNFEEYWEKVKHPYRD